CGGAAATCATTTCGTTTTTATTCATACGGTATGTTGCTCCTGCCTTTGAAACTACATTTTCTTCTATCATCACCGAGCCAAAATCATTGGCACCTGCATGCAGACAAAGCTGTGCCACCGGGACGCCTACTGTTAACCAAGAAGGTTGTATATTGGGAATATTATCTAAAATAATGCGGCTCATTGCTATCAGCCTTATATAATCATTGGCTGAAATTAAATTTTCAATTCTGAATTTTTTACTCAAAACAGTTCCTTTGTGTTGAAAAGGCCATGCAATAAAAGATAAGAAACCATAAGAGTTCTCAGGTTTTTCGTCCTGGATTTCACGAATTCGGATCAGGTGTTCTATTCTCTCCTCCGGAGTTTCAATATGGCCAAACATCATAGTTGCAGAAGTAGGTAAGTTCAGTTGATGAGCAACATGCATGATTTCAAGCCATTCTTCTGAAGTGCATTTTGCAGGAGATATTATTTTTCTTACCCTGTCGGAAAGAATTTCAGCTCCGGCTCCGGGCAAGCTGTCAAGCCCTGCCTCCATTAAATCTTCTAAGACAAACCGATATGATTGTTTCTCTTTTTTTGCAATGAATTTTATTTCGGGCGGTCCTAAAGCATGCAACTTCAATAAAGGAAATTGTTTTTTAAGTGTTTTAAATAAATCTGTATAAAATTTTAAACCCAGTTCAGGATGCATACCTCCCTGCAACAACAATTGATTACCTCCAAGCGAAAACAATTCTTCAATTTTTTGTTTGTATTGTTCCAAAGTTGTTATAAAGGCATCTTTATCATTTTTCTTCCTGCAGAAATTACAAAAAAGGCACTGAGAAAAACAGACATTTGTTATATTTACATTCCGGTCTATAATCCAGCCAACATAATTTCCCGGATGTTTTTTCTTTCTTATCTCATTGGCAGTATAAATAAGCTCCGGCAACAAAGCTTCCTTGTATAAATAAATAGCTTCGGCTTTTGATATGACTTGTATTTTTAAAGCTTTATCAAGTATGGTGCATACATTCATACTGACAAATTTACACATTTTGGATTTTGTGTGTTAAGTGCTTAAAAGCTTTTTAGCCTATACTATTAAAAATGTATAAGCCGGTTAAAAAAAGTTAAGCTTTCTGAGTTATCAGGTGGAAGATTATATTCCCAAAATTTGTTTTACCTTTTCAGAAATAGCTTTATTATCAGCCTTTCCGGATAATTTTTTTGCTGCCATACCCATCACTTTGCCCATATCTTTCATTGATGTTGCTCCAACTTCCGCAATGATGCTTTTGATAATGGCTGTTAATTCATCTTCTCCTATTTGTTGGGGCAAATACTTTTGAATGATGTCGGCCTGATACAGCTCGGTATCTGCTAAATCTTTTCTGTTTTGAGAAATATATATTTCAGCGCTTTCCCTGCGTTGTTTTACAAGTTTCTGAAGGATTTTAATCTCGGTTTCTTCATTTACTGTTGCATTGCCTTTTTCAGATTTTGCAAGTAATAATGCTGATTTTACGGCACGTAAGGCATCCAGCAAGCTTTTATTTTTTGCAAGCATTGCCTGCTTAATATCTTCATTAATTTTTAATTCAAGGCTCATGAGATGCTCAATCTACATTATCATGCAAATATGAATTTGGCTTGATGTCGGTTTTTTTATCGGACGTTTCACCTAATGAAAGGTTTGAAATTTCAGATTCAGAGGAAGGTTTGTTATCTACCATCGGAAAATTGCGGCGTAAGTATGCAGGCTTATCTTCAATTTCTTTTAACCCCTCCTGATTTTTAATTTTCTGGCTTAATTCACGCAAATCACTCACCCTACCTGTACTTTTATATTTCAACAAATCTTTATCCGTTTTATCCAGTTCTTTTTTTGGCACATTAGGATTGAACTCATTATAATCCTGTTTTAGTGGCTCATTAACATGTGAGGTTACTGTTTCAACTTGTTTAATATATTTGAACATTCCAAAATCATTATCTTCTATTTTCAGTTCAACCTGTACAGGGCTTTCTTCTCCCACAAAATTAATGACACTATGTGATTCTTCTTTGATGTTTTTTTGTTCATCTGAAGTTTTAACACCTGAATATTTATCTTCTTGCTCAGTGTCTTTTTTTATCAATTTCATTTCATTTTCAACAACAGGTGCTATATTTTCTGTTTTTTGTATTTTTTCATCCAGGTCCCTGACTTTTCTCTCCTGTTGTTTTGTGTCATTCGACATAAATTCTGAATTGATGTCCTGCTTAAATCCAGAGGCAATAAGTGTAACGCTAATGTTATCGCCAAGGCTGTCATCATTGCCGTTTCCCCAAATTATTTCTGCAGTCATCCCTGCAGCCGATTGAATATATGAAGTTATTTCCGAAACTTCGTCCATAGTAATTTCTTCTTTACCGGAAGCAATATAAAGTAAAATGTTTTGAGCACCATTGATATCATTATCATTCAACAAGGGTGAGGAGAGAGCCATTTCCACCGCTTTTACTGCACGGTCCTCTCCTTCGGCAATACCTGTTCCCATGATGGCAGCTCCGCTGTTGCGCATTACAGTATTCACATCATTAAAATCCACATTAATATACCCCGAAACAGTAATAATTTCAGCAATTCCTTTGGCTGCAACAGTAAGAATATCATCCGCCCGATGAAAAGCCTCAGAAAGTTTCAGGTCGCGGTATAACTCCCTGAGTTTATCATTGCATATCACCAATAAAGTATCCACATATTTTCTCATTTCTTCCAGTCCGGCTTCTGCCTGTTGTTTTCTTTTTTTCCCTTCAAATGAAAACGGAATGGTAACTATCCCCACAGTTAATATTCCCATTTCCTTTGCCACCTGTGCGATAACGGGAGCAGCTCCGGTTCCGGTTCCGCCTCCCATACCGGCAGTAATAAATACCATTTTAGTATTTTTTTGTAATATTTCTTTTATTTCATCAATGGTTTCCAGAGCTGCTTTTTTCCCTGTATCAGGAATTGCTCCGGCGCCTAAGCCTTCTGTTAAAGAAGCTCCCAGTTGTATTTTGTTGGGAACCGGGCTCATATGCAACGCTTGCTGGTCAGTATTCGATACTATAAAATCCACACCTTTTATTCCCTGGTCATACATATGATTAACGGCATTGCTGCCACCACCACCGACACCAACAACTTTAATGATTGAAGGTGTATTACTTTGCATATCGAATTTTATTGTCATAGGCTTTTTTATTGAAAGTACTAAAATAAAACTAATATTAATTTTCAGTAATCTTTTTGTAAAATAATTATTAACTGTTCATTGTTAATTCTGCGTTAACAAAACCGTACTATTTCACATCTTCATCAAAAAACTTTTTCCCCTTTTTAAAAAACGCTTCAAAAAAACTCCCTTTTGTTCTTTTGGAATGGTTTTGTATCTGGTCTACTTTTATGACTTTGGGTTCAATGATTTTGCTTTGTTTTTCAATACCTTTAAGCACCAGGCCTACTCCAGTTGCAAACATGGGTAATGCCATGGCTTCTGCCACATTATCGGCAAGATGTTGATTAGGGTATCCAATACGAGTTTCCATGCCGGTAATAAACTCTGCAAGCTGGGAAATATTTTTTAGTTGTGCCCCGCCGCCTGTAAGTACTATCCCGGCGATCAGTTTTCTTTCAAAGCCCGACGATTTAATTTCATTATACACATATTCCAGTATCTCTTCCATTCTGGCCTGAATGATTCCGGCAAGGTTGCGCATACTGATTTCTTTTGCCGGTCTTCCTTGTATGCCCGGTATGGATACAAATTCGTCGGCTTTGCTTTCGCTTGCAAGTGCCGAACCGTATAATATCTTGAGTTTTTCGGCATGTTTTTTAATTATTGTACATCCTTCCTTAATATCTTCGGTAACAATATCGCCTCCAAGAGGAATAACAGCAGTATGCCTTATAATGTCGTCCTGAAAAATTGCAATATCGGTTGTGCCGCCTCCGATATCAACCAATACCACCCCGGCTTCTTTTTCTTCAGCACTAAGCACGGCATCAGCAGATGCCAATGGCTCCAGAATCTGGTCAACAATCTCTAACCCTGCACGGTCAACACAACGATAAATGTTCTTAACGGCCGTTACCATTCCTGTGATAATATGAAAATTTGCTTCCAGGCTTGCCCCGGCCATTCCTATTGGCTTTTTTATTCCGGTTTCTTTATCAACAATGTATTCCTGGGGAATTACATGAATAATTTCTTCACCGGGGTTTGTTTGAAGGCGGTACATATTATCAATTAACTGATTAATATCCTCCTGTGTAATGGTACTCTCCATCGAATTTCTAATAATATTACCTCTGTGCTGTAAGCTTCGTATATGTTGTCCGGCAATACCAACATTAACACACTTAATATTTACCCCTGATTTCAGTTCAGCTTCTTTTACAGCTGCTTTAATTGACTCAATAGTGTTATCAATATTGATAACCACGCCCCTTTTCACTCCTATGGATTCCGCGGTGCCATACCCTAAAATCTCAATTTTGTTAAATTCATTACGGCGGCCAACAATAGCAGCAATTTTGGATGTGCCGATATCAAGTCCTACAATAATTTCTGATGATTCCATATTCTTATAAATTTATTTTTGAGCAAATTATCTGATTCTTATACTTCACATTAATGGTATCATACTTATCCCAACCTTCAATAAATATAGATTTGTTATAGAAAAGCTCCAATTGTTCAAACTTTTGTTCCATATCTGTTTCATCTCCAAAAATAATAATATGTTTTCCAACTTCGGGTAACAATTCAAAATTTCCCACAGAATCAACTACAATTTGTTGTATCTGTGCCTTAAAGAAATCATTTTTATTTATAAATCTGGCCATTTTGTAAACTTTATACAGCGTTGTCATAAAATGCGCAGAATCTTTCATAATTTCTGCTGAATCTATATCCAGATTAATAACATTGTTATAAATATTGGGAATTTTGCCAGTTACCAAAACAACCCTTGCTGATTTTTTTTCTGGCACGGGCATCATGCGCCCGTCATCGCTCAAGTAATATATTTCATCAAACATGTTTTGAATTCGTGCGATAGGCAAACGTTGAGTGATTTCAATCTTAAGAATTCCTTTTATCGTTGTATATACTTTTGATTTTAATACATATGGATGGCCGTTCACCAAGCATTCTATTTTTTCAGTATCAATATCAGACAAATTAGTTCCAACTAATGAATTGTTATACGAATTAATATATGTTCTGACATCCTGTTCGGTTAAAAATGTATTATTTTCAGAAGTATTAATAATTATCTGAATGGCCTTACATTTATTCCTTCCATAAATTTTTACCACAAAAACAACCAATACTGCAAATAAAATTACAGAAACAAACCACAATACAATTTTAATCCATTTTCTTTTCATTTTTTTTCAAGAGTTTCTTCAATGGGTAAAACCAACCGGTCAATATCACCTGCTCCCATGGTAATTAGAACTTCAATATTGTTATTCCTTACAAATTCACAAATCTCGTTTTCGCTTAATATTTTTTTATTATCAATTATCATTTTTTTCAGTAACATGTCGGAAGTTACTCCTTCAATGGGTGTTTCCCTGGCAGGGTATATTTCCATTAAAATTGCTTCGTCAAGCATATCCAGCGTTTTGGCAAATTCATCAGCAAAATGTAATGTCCTTGAAAACAAGTGCGGCTGAAAAATTCCGGTTTTTTTTTTTCCGGGGTACAAATCTCGAAGAGTTGATATTACGGCTTTCATTTCTTCAGGATGATGAGCATAATCATCAATATAAACCATGTTTTTTTTCTCATACCTGATATCAAACCTCCTGCTGATACCCATGAAACTTTCGATACCTTTTTTAATCAGTATGGAATTCACTCCTGCAAGAAAACAGGCGGCAATGGCAGCCATCGCATTTTCAACATTATGCATTCCAGGAATTTGAAGCAAAACAGGTACTTCTTCCCCACGTAAACACGCCGTAAAACAATAATGCGAATCCTCTATCCTTATATCTTTAGCATAAAAATCCGTTTTGGATTGGAGGGAATATCTGTACGAGTTTATATTCTTGTTTGCATTAATATCTAAGTCTTTTTTAATTAAAAGATTTCCGTTTTCTTTTATTTTTTGAGCAAAAAGACGGAAGTTATCCTGAAGATTTTGTTTGTTCGAATAAATATCCAGATGATCCGCATCCATCGCAGAAACAATAGCTATATCTGGCGTCAACCATAAAAACGAACGGTCGTATTCATCGGCTTCCAGAACAGCTATTTCAGCATTTTCACATGTTATAAGGTTTGAATTATAGTTTTTAATAATCCCTCCAACAAATGCATTGACAGGTGTTCCGGCTGAAAATAAAATATGCGCGATCATTCCTGTTATGGTAGTTTTCCCATGAGTTCCGGCAATAGCAATAGAATACAAATTATTGGTCAATTCACTCAAAACTTCTGCTCTCTTTTTAATAAGAAACCCGTTTTTTAAAATGAACTGATATTCTTTATTATCTTCAGGGATTGCGGGAGTATATACCACCAAATCCGCTTGAGAAGGGATTTTTTCAATATTTTCTTCATAATGCACATCAATACCTTCCTCCACAAGTTGTTTTGCAAGTTGAGAAGGTGTTTTATCATAACCGCTTACATCGCAACCCTGTTTTTTAAAATATCTTGCCAAAGCACTCATGCCTATGCCTCCGATTCCTAAAAAGTAATATGTTTTTCGGGTGTTGTGCATTATTCTTGTTTTTTTATCATATCCAAGATTATATCGGCAATACTATCCGCTGCATTTTTGTGTGCAAAACGTGTAATATTGCTAACGATTTTTTCACACATCTGTTTATCATTTATCAACCCAATAGCTTCTTTGACAAGTATATCTCTGGCTTCATTATCCTTCACAAGGATTGCAGCCGTTTTTTTAGATAATGACAATGCATTCTTTGTTTGATGATCCTCTGCCACATTTGGCGACGGGATAAGTATTGCAGGTTTTTTAGTTACACAAATTTCTGATATGGCAATAGCTCCGGCTCTTGAAATCACCAAATCTGCGGAAGCATAAGCATAATCCATACGGGTAATAAAAGCGTAAGCTGCTATCCCAGCATCCTTAAAATCATTACATGCTTGTTGTGCGGTGGCAAAAAAAGCTTTTCCTGTTTGCCATATCAATTGAATATTGTTCTTTTTAAATAATTCCAATCCATTTAGAATTGCTTCATTTATTGTGCGTGCCCCCAAACTACCTCCAACAACCAGAATTGATTTTTTTGTATTATCAAGCCCAAAAATTTTCAGCCCCATCTCTTTTTTCCCATCTAAAACATAAATATCCTGCCTGACCGGATTGCCTGTCAATATAATTTTTTCTTCAGGAAAATACTTTTCCATACCTTCATAGGCAACACAGATCCTGTTAACATTTTTTGATAAAATTCTATTTGTTATTCCGGGATATGAGTTTTGTTCTTGAATCAATGTAGGTATTTTCAGGTTTGATGCCACCCTTAATACGGGTCCGCTTGCATAACCACCCACACCAATAACTATATCCGGTTTGAATTGTTTAATAATTTTTTTTGCTTTTACCAGACTCCCAATTAATTTGAAAAAAGTGGAAATATTTTTTAATGTGAGTTTCCGTTGTATTCCACTTATATTTAATCCAATAATCTGGTAACCTGCTTCGGGAACTTTTTCCATTTCCATGCGTCCTTTAGCTCCAACAAAAAGTATTTCTGCAGAAGGACATTTTGCTTTAACAGCATTTGCAATTGCAATTGCAGGAAACACATGGCCACCAGTACCGCCACCACTTATTATAAATTTTTTATCAGTCCCCATTGGTAGTATTTATTTTTATCTCCGCATTATCTTCCTGTTGCTTTTTTTGTTTTTCCAGTTCATCATTGGCCCTGCTGATACTTAGCAATATACCTATGCCAATGCTGGTCAGCCAAATGGATGTACCTCCATGGCTAATCATGGGAAGTGTTTGACCGGTATTCGGCAACAAATCAAGTGTAACTCCCATATTTATCATTGCCTGAAAAACAATAACAAAACTTATTCCCAGACACAGTAATGTTCCGAAAAACTTATCGCATTTAGACGCGATTCTTATACCCCTGTATAAGATGATGAGATACAAAAATATGATAACAATAGCGCCAATCAAGCCATATTCCTCTATGATTATTGCAAAAATAAAATCAGAAAACGCTTGCGGTAAAATATTGCGTTGAGTGCTGTTCCCGGGAAATTTCCCCACAATCCCGCCTGTTGCTATCGCAATTTTTGCCTGATTCACCTGAAAAACATTGTCAGGGGTTTTTTCTGATTTAATCCCTAAAAATGTCTCAATTCTGCTTTCCACTGTTTTAAACCTGCCGATACCCGGAACTTTTTTTGCTATCAGATAAAACATTCCCCCTGTAACAAGCATTACAGCCAGAAGAGATAAAATATATTTTGTCCTTACCCTGCCCACAAAAATCAGTATCAAACAAGTAGCAAATAGTATAGCTGATGTTGAAAAATTTGAAAGAAGAATCAAGCCGCAAACCACAACAATAGGAATTAATATTGGTAAAAAACCTTTTTTAAAATCACTCATCTCTTCCTGCCTTCTGGAAAGAAGGCGTGCCAGATACATAATAATTGCCAGTTTTGCGAAATCTGAGGGTTGGAATTTAAGATTAATAACCGGCAAAATTAACCTGCGTGTTGCTTCGTGTTCTGTTTCCCCTTTAAATATTGTTATTACTAGCAGAATAACGGAAATAAACAAAGCTATCTGAGATATCTTTGAGTAATGTGTATATTTAATCAGATGTGAAAAATACATCAATACCAAACCCATTATCAGAATTAATATTTGTTTTATCAGGTATTGCTCCGGAACCACTTCCTTGCTATAAGCAAGCGAGCCTGTAGCGCTATATACTGCCAAAACAGACACCATAGTTAAAATAATAACAACAACCCAAATAACCTTATCGCCCTTAACTAATGAAAGAAGTTTTTTCATTGCTTGTTTTATTTACAAATTGTAAACAGCTCTTTTAAATTGAGTCCCTCTGTCTTCATAATTTTTAAACATATCAAAACTGGCACAGGCAGGAGACAATAAAACAATATCCCCGGGAACGCCAAGGTAATATGAGGTATGAACAGCTTCTTCAGCAGATGTTGCTTCTTTTAAAACAGGCACTATCGGTGTAAATTCTTTTAATATTTTTTTATTATTAGTTCCAAGACATACTATGGCCTTAACTTTGCTTTTCACCAAATCTTTTAAGGCAGAATAATCGTTACCTTTATCAAGGCCTCCCACAATCCATATCACAGGTTTTGTCATGCTTTCAAGGGCAAACCATGTTGAATTTACATTGGTCGCTTTTGAATCATTATAAAACTCTATTCCGTGAACTTTTGTCACAAACTCAAGGCGATGTTCAATACCCCTGAATTCGGAAAGGCTTTCTTTGATAATGTCTTTGCGAATATCAAAAACCCTTGAAATAATGCCTGCAGCCATAGAATTGTAAAGATTGTGCCTGCCAAGTAATGAATAATTTTCCATTGATATTTTTATTTTTTTTGATTTAATATTAATAACCAATTCATTGTTTTTTACATAAGCTCCATTTCTTTGATAAGTCGAATGAAGTGAAAACGGTATGACAGAAGCCGGAGTGTTTCGTTTATTTATTTCTTCATGAAGTACTTTATCGTCTGCACCATAAATAAAATAATCTTTGCCGGTCATGTTTTGTATAATTCTGAATTTTGAATCCACATAATTCTGAAAGTTCCAATTGTATCTGTCCAGATGGTCTTCCGTAATGTTCATTATCACCGCAACGTCAGCTTTAAAATTGTACATATGGTCAAGCTGAAAACTGCTCAATTCCAGCACATAATAATCATGTTTTTTCTCGGCCACCTGACCCGCAAAACTTTGACCGACATTGCCTGCTAATCCAACATTTAAACCTGCTTTTTTCAGAATATGATAAGCAAGTGTACTTGTTGTTGTCTTCCCGTTACTTCCCGTAATACATACTTTTACAGCTTTAGTAAACCTTGCTGCAAATTCTATTTCCGAAATAATCGGGGTTCCGCGATTTCTGATTTTCAGCAGCAATGAATTATCATCGGGTATTCCCGGGCTTTTTATCACCTCGTCTGCATTCAGGCAATTTCCCTCCGAATGTCCTCCTTCTTCATATCTTATGTCATTATGTAAAAGAACGTCCTTATATTTATCGCTAATTTTTCCTGAATCTGACACAAAAACATCAAAGCCTTTTTTTCTGGCCAGTACCGCCGCACCAGTTCCGCTTTCTGCACCACCAAGTATCACAATACGGGGGTTCATTTTTATTTCATTTTTATCTAATTTTTAATGTTATTACAGATAAAACCGCGAGCAATATTCCGATTATAAAAAAGCGCATTACTATTTTTGCTTCGTGATAGCCTGACTTCTGGTAGTGATGATGCAAAGGCGCCATTTTAAATATTCGCCTTCCCTCCCCGAAACGTTTTTTTGTATATTTAAAATACCCAACCTGCAATATAACCGACAAGCTTTGTATCAGGAAAACACCGCAAAACAAGGGTATCAGCAATTCCTTGCGAATCACTATAGCAAAAACGGCAATGATACCTCCCAACGCAAGGCTTCCCGTATCTCCCATAAATATTTGCGCAGGGTATGAATTATACCATAAAAAAGCAATACAAGCACCAATAAAAGCGCTTATAAATACTACCAGTTCTCCGGAGTTTGGAATATACATGATGTTCAGGTAGTTTGCAAACACCATACTGCCGGAAACATAAGCAAAAATGGCCAAAGTAACACCTATAATTGCCGAAGTGCCCGTTGCCAGACCGTCCAACCCGTCTGTCAGGTTTGCCCCGTTTGAAACGCCGGCAATAATAAATATCACAATAAGTATAAAGATTAAAAAAACCCATTTTTGATAACCGTTTCCCATCCACGCAATCAGATTTGAATAGTCAAATTCATTATTTTTAACAAATGGAATGGTTGTCTTTGATGATTTTATAGTTTCTTTAGAATAAATCTTTGATGATTCGCTAAAGTTTTCAACTTTAAAAATGCTATTTGTATTTACAAGGTTTTCTTTCAAATTAATATCAGCTCGTTCTCTAATTACCACAGATTCGCTAAAATACATTGTCATCCCCACAATTACTCCAAGGCCTATTTGTCCCAGGATTTTAAATTTCCCGGCCAGGCCCTTTTTATTCTTTTTAAACACCTTGATATAATCATCAATAAAACCAATAATCCCAAGCCAGATAGTGGTTATAATCATCAATATGATGTAAATATTGTGAAGTTTCGCAAATAATAATGTCGGAATAAGAATAGCACAAAGTATAATAATGCCGCCCATAGTTGGTGTCCCTTGCTTTTCAATCTGACCTTGCAATCCGAGGTCTCTAACGGTTTCTCCAACCTGTTTTTTTCTAAGGTATTTAATTATCCATTTCCCAACAATCAGGGAAATAAAAAGTGAAGTAATAATTGACATCGCTGCACGGAAAGAAATGTATTGAAACACTCCTGCTCCGGGGAAATCAAATTGCTTATCTATATAATCAAATAAATAATAGAACATAACTATAAATTCATTAGTTCTTTAATAATTTTTTTATCATCAAAAGGGGTTTTCACACCTTTTATTTCCTGATATTTTTCATGGCCTTTCCCGGCAATTAAAAGAATATCTCCTGCTCTTGCTAAAGCATAAGCAGTTTTTATTGCTTCTTCTCTGTTAATAATTTTAAGCACTTTCTTCCTATCTGTTATTTCAATGCCTGTCATCATGTCGTCAATAATTGTTTCCGGGTTTTCCGATCTGGGATTGTCCGAAGTGAATATAACTTTTTGGCTCATAGCAGCAGCAATTTTCGCCATTTCGGGCCGTTTTGTTTTGTCGCGGTCACCACCCGCACCCACAATGCAAATTAAATTTCCTTTGCCTTGCCGAATTTGATTAATGGTGCTCAATACATTTTTCAAAGCATCAGGTGTATGCGCATAATCAATTATAGCTACTACATTTTTTTCGTCTTTTATGCTTTCAAAGCGTCCTTCCGGAGCCTGTAACCCACTCAGAATTGTTAATACCTGGTTTTGTTCCTGTTCAAGGAGAACAGCTGTTGCATAAATAGCAGTAATATTATAAGTGTTAAATTCTCCAGCAAGTTCAGACCATAGCTCTTTCCCCGCAATTTCTATATGCATACCATCTAAGGTGTTCTCAATCATGCGGCTCTTGAAATCTGCCATTTGTCTCATGCTGTATGTATATTTTTTTGCCTTTGTATTCTGAATCATTACCTCGCCATTGCGGTCGTCAATATTGGTAAGGGCAAAAGCATCAGAAGATAATTTGTTAAAAAATGATTTTTTTGCTTCAATATAATTTTTAAAGGTTTTATGATAATCCAAGTGGTCGTGTGTAATGTTTGTAAATATCCCACCCTTAAAATTCAGCCCGGCTATGCGTTTTTGTACCACAGCGTGAGAACTGACTTCCATAAAACAGTATTCGCATTTTTCAGCAACCATTTCAGATAACAGTTTGTTAATGGCAAATGAATCCGGGGTTGTATGTGTTGCCGGAAGATATTTGTCATTTATGCAATACCTTATAGTAGAAATAAGCCCGGCCTTATATCCCAGGTTTCTGAACAAGTGATAAAGCAATGTGGCAATTGTTGATTTTCCATTTGTTCCGGTAACTCCAATTAATTTTAGTTTTGATGAAGGATCATCAAAATAATTTGAACAAATCATTCCAAGCGCAGCGCCACTATCATTAACCTGAACATAAGTAACACCTGTCGATAGTTGCTCAGGTGTTTTTTCACAAACTATTGCTATGGCGCCATTTTTAATTGCGCTTTCAATATATATATGCCCGTCAAATTGTGTTCCTCTTGTTGCAACAAAAAGACTGTTTTTAATCGCATCATTTGAATTAAAACATATAGTACTAATAGAAACATTCTCTGTTCCGTAAATACCTTTAACTTTTAAACCCTTTAATATATGTTGTAAAATCACGTACTGCATTTGCTACACATTACTTTCCAATTTAAGTATTATCGTTTTTTTCTCTTTATTATACAATTGTTCTTGAACTCTCCCCTTTCCTCTTACAATAACTTTAACTCCTGTTTTTTCCAGAAGATATACAGCATCTTTTGCCGTCATCCCTTTTGTATCAGGCATCCATTTATCCACAATCCTGACATCAGATTGATAGACCTGATTTTTATTTTTATTTAGAGATGACCACTCTGATGTGTTTTTACCCTTTATAAATGGAAAATTCAGATGAGTACATATTTTTTCAATATCACTTCTGTAGCCTATACTTAACTGCGGAAGCGATAATTTTTCCGGCATTTTATTTTCTTT
The Bacteroidales bacterium genome window above contains:
- the mqnC gene encoding dehypoxanthine futalosine cyclase translates to MCKFVSMNVCTILDKALKIQVISKAEAIYLYKEALLPELIYTANEIRKKKHPGNYVGWIIDRNVNITNVCFSQCLFCNFCRKKNDKDAFITTLEQYKQKIEELFSLGGNQLLLQGGMHPELGLKFYTDLFKTLKKQFPLLKLHALGPPEIKFIAKKEKQSYRFVLEDLMEAGLDSLPGAGAEILSDRVRKIISPAKCTSEEWLEIMHVAHQLNLPTSATMMFGHIETPEERIEHLIRIREIQDEKPENSYGFLSFIAWPFQHKGTVLSKKFRIENLISANDYIRLIAMSRIILDNIPNIQPSWLTVGVPVAQLCLHAGANDFGSVMIEENVVSKAGATYRMNKNEMISAIENAGFKPRNRNQKFEYF
- a CDS encoding GatB/YqeY domain-containing protein gives rise to the protein MSLELKINEDIKQAMLAKNKSLLDALRAVKSALLLAKSEKGNATVNEETEIKILQKLVKQRRESAEIYISQNRKDLADTELYQADIIQKYLPQQIGEDELTAIIKSIIAEVGATSMKDMGKVMGMAAKKLSGKADNKAISEKVKQILGI
- the ftsZ gene encoding cell division protein FtsZ, with product MTIKFDMQSNTPSIIKVVGVGGGGSNAVNHMYDQGIKGVDFIVSNTDQQALHMSPVPNKIQLGASLTEGLGAGAIPDTGKKAALETIDEIKEILQKNTKMVFITAGMGGGTGTGAAPVIAQVAKEMGILTVGIVTIPFSFEGKKRKQQAEAGLEEMRKYVDTLLVICNDKLRELYRDLKLSEAFHRADDILTVAAKGIAEIITVSGYINVDFNDVNTVMRNSGAAIMGTGIAEGEDRAVKAVEMALSSPLLNDNDINGAQNILLYIASGKEEITMDEVSEITSYIQSAAGMTAEIIWGNGNDDSLGDNISVTLIASGFKQDINSEFMSNDTKQQERKVRDLDEKIQKTENIAPVVENEMKLIKKDTEQEDKYSGVKTSDEQKNIKEESHSVINFVGEESPVQVELKIEDNDFGMFKYIKQVETVTSHVNEPLKQDYNEFNPNVPKKELDKTDKDLLKYKSTGRVSDLRELSQKIKNQEGLKEIEDKPAYLRRNFPMVDNKPSSESEISNLSLGETSDKKTDIKPNSYLHDNVD
- the ftsA gene encoding cell division protein FtsA, with product MESSEIIVGLDIGTSKIAAIVGRRNEFNKIEILGYGTAESIGVKRGVVINIDNTIESIKAAVKEAELKSGVNIKCVNVGIAGQHIRSLQHRGNIIRNSMESTITQEDINQLIDNMYRLQTNPGEEIIHVIPQEYIVDKETGIKKPIGMAGASLEANFHIITGMVTAVKNIYRCVDRAGLEIVDQILEPLASADAVLSAEEKEAGVVLVDIGGGTTDIAIFQDDIIRHTAVIPLGGDIVTEDIKEGCTIIKKHAEKLKILYGSALASESKADEFVSIPGIQGRPAKEISMRNLAGIIQARMEEILEYVYNEIKSSGFERKLIAGIVLTGGGAQLKNISQLAEFITGMETRIGYPNQHLADNVAEAMALPMFATGVGLVLKGIEKQSKIIEPKVIKVDQIQNHSKRTKGSFFEAFFKKGKKFFDEDVK
- the murC gene encoding UDP-N-acetylmuramate--L-alanine ligase, whose product is MHNTRKTYYFLGIGGIGMSALARYFKKQGCDVSGYDKTPSQLAKQLVEEGIDVHYEENIEKIPSQADLVVYTPAIPEDNKEYQFILKNGFLIKKRAEVLSELTNNLYSIAIAGTHGKTTITGMIAHILFSAGTPVNAFVGGIIKNYNSNLITCENAEIAVLEADEYDRSFLWLTPDIAIVSAMDADHLDIYSNKQNLQDNFRLFAQKIKENGNLLIKKDLDINANKNINSYRYSLQSKTDFYAKDIRIEDSHYCFTACLRGEEVPVLLQIPGMHNVENAMAAIAACFLAGVNSILIKKGIESFMGISRRFDIRYEKKNMVYIDDYAHHPEEMKAVISTLRDLYPGKKKTGIFQPHLFSRTLHFADEFAKTLDMLDEAILMEIYPARETPIEGVTSDMLLKKMIIDNKKILSENEICEFVRNNNIEVLITMGAGDIDRLVLPIEETLEKK